The Hyphomonas sediminis genome contains the following window.
GAAGTGACGCAGGACGGCAAATACTGGAAGAATGGCGAGTGGATCGAGATCCCCGCCCTCAGCATCAAGACGATGGTGGACTATCCCGAAGTTGGCCCGCGCGCCTCTTACCTCATCTATCACGAGGAAGAGGAAAGCCTTGTGAAGAACATCCGTGGCCTGAAGCAAATCCGCTTCTGGATGACGTTTGGTGAGGCCTACATCAAACACCTAGAAGTGTTCAAATCCATCGGCCTGATCAGCCTGGAGCCGATCAAGCACAAGGGCATGGATATCATCCCGATGGAATTCCTGCGCGACCTCCTGCCCGCGCCCTCCTCTCTTGCCGAAGGCTATTCGGGCAAGACGAGCATCGGCGTGATCATCCGTGGCAAGAAGGATGGCCAGAAGATCGCCAAGATGCTGTTCAATGTGTGCGACCACGCCGAAACCAACCGCGAAGTCGGCGCGCAGGCCGTGAGCTACACGACGGGCGTGCCGCCGGTGTCTGGCGCGGCGATGTTCTTCCGCGGCATCTGGAAAGGCGCGGGCGTCTTCAACGTTGAAGAATTCCCGGCGAAGCCCTTCCTTGAGGACGTGGCAACACGCGGCCTGCCGACGACGATCATCGACATTAAGCCGGGCGACCAGGACGAGCTGTTCGAGGTGGTGACCTGAGTTTGAAACCGGCAAGGATCGCCCGCGCTTTCGTCAGGTCCACCCTGGCAACAGC
Protein-coding sequences here:
- a CDS encoding saccharopine dehydrogenase family protein produces the protein MDNVLIIGAGAAGSVVAKKCAMDRDTFKHITLASRRIESCEKVAKDCVTPIEIAQVDADDVAATVALIRKVKPDLVINMALPYQDLPIMDACLEAGVSYMDTANYEPRDVAKFEYSWQWAYQDKFKEAGLTAILGCGFDPGVSNIWCAYAQEHLFDEIEYIDIVDCNAGDHGKTFATNFNPEINLREVTQDGKYWKNGEWIEIPALSIKTMVDYPEVGPRASYLIYHEEEESLVKNIRGLKQIRFWMTFGEAYIKHLEVFKSIGLISLEPIKHKGMDIIPMEFLRDLLPAPSSLAEGYSGKTSIGVIIRGKKDGQKIAKMLFNVCDHAETNREVGAQAVSYTTGVPPVSGAAMFFRGIWKGAGVFNVEEFPAKPFLEDVATRGLPTTIIDIKPGDQDELFEVVT